Proteins co-encoded in one Sphingomonas sp. CL5.1 genomic window:
- a CDS encoding phosphoadenosine phosphosulfate reductase family protein — protein MTQERHILGISGGRDSAALAVYMRQYHPALPIEYFFTDTGKELPEVYEFLDKLEGFLGKPIKRLNPDRDFDFWLSEYGNFLPSPRTRWCTRQLKLRPLEHWLRADLDAGITVHSYVAIRSDEPSREGYQSTHTNMKVHLPLRDAGIDRAGVIEILSQADVGEPAYYGWRSRSGCTFCFFQQKIEWVRLAEHHPQRFAEAVDYEKTALKDGSPFTWSQGESLTELIEPKRVDQIKLDYDKRRERLRRNRRINPLSARASETIDDVYGIDEAAGGCVICHK, from the coding sequence ATGACCCAAGAGCGACATATATTGGGAATCTCGGGGGGCCGGGACAGTGCCGCGCTCGCGGTCTACATGAGGCAATATCATCCCGCCCTTCCGATCGAATATTTCTTCACCGACACCGGTAAGGAACTGCCGGAGGTCTACGAGTTTCTCGACAAGCTCGAAGGGTTTCTCGGCAAGCCGATCAAGCGGCTAAACCCCGATCGCGACTTCGATTTCTGGCTGTCGGAATATGGTAATTTTCTCCCGTCGCCGCGCACCCGCTGGTGCACGCGGCAACTCAAATTGCGCCCACTCGAACATTGGCTGCGCGCCGATCTGGATGCAGGTATCACCGTACACTCCTACGTTGCGATCCGGTCCGACGAGCCGAGCCGCGAAGGCTATCAGTCGACCCACACGAATATGAAGGTACATCTACCGCTGCGGGATGCCGGGATCGATCGGGCCGGTGTAATCGAGATCCTCAGCCAAGCCGACGTTGGCGAGCCGGCTTATTATGGCTGGCGGTCCCGATCGGGCTGCACCTTCTGCTTCTTTCAGCAGAAGATCGAATGGGTCAGGCTGGCTGAACACCACCCGCAGCGCTTCGCCGAAGCGGTCGACTATGAGAAGACGGCGCTCAAAGACGGGTCTCCCTTCACATGGAGCCAGGGCGAAAGTCTAACCGAGCTGATCGAACCCAAGAGAGTGGATCAGATCAAGCTCGACTATGACAAGCGGCGGGAACGGCTCCGGCGCAACCGCAGGATCAACCCCCTGTCAGCGCGCGCATCGGAGACGATCGACGATGTCTATGGCATCGATGAAGCGGCTGGCGGCTGCGTCATCTGCCATAAGTAG
- a CDS encoding ATP-binding protein, translated as MTKLSKIVEIDRRFARSARIDADLNGTPPLVGYVMQASVAKALTTLADSQIESHQGAFTWTGPYGGGKSSAALLVANLIAGAPENRKIARKIAGKALTTVYQKAFPEASGPWHVVAVTGSRMRLRDAIADAAAITFQWDEVTRQSAGSSDDGLITQIKRSSETHSSGTLVVLDELGKLLEHEALDGGDIHLLQDIAEHASRSGGRLVVIGILHQSFEQYAARAARDARQEWAKVQGRFHDIAFLSGADETVALLGRAISCTAHPDITKASARDVAQAVALRRPTEVDALTEALAATWPLNPVTALLLGPVSRARFAQNERSVFGFLSSAEPAGFQEFLQATEAGEATYDPARLWDYLASNFGMALAGGNDGNRFSLAFEAIERAAVKGGDTHVALTKAAAVIEFFRNGSGLALADDILAQAVPGIGADQRRDAIADLLDWAVLIRQPRLKGYALFAGSDFDLEEAIGRSVTPIDTTQLEGIPQRVGLGFATAKRHYFLTGALRTFEITLQLVGASDTAESVAADILAKPARGSGTLALVLSDGSIGKGEVDPLCKAIAKRLTKSGRVIAVGGATDSFALRASAAELIAVERVFRDHPQLEGDRIARREIAARQSQCIDVLHRTLEAALESAKWILSPKPGKALREPLALIASALADAGYPDAPILKSELLQRDRPSSNSMAALRDLAHAMVSRFGTSDLGMTGYPAELGLYLTVVKPFGLHREIEPGRFDFAPPDDSEQGRSLQPAWALIDTAGDQNLEEVYARWAKPPYGIKAGVMPVLALTYMLAKRDTVAVYIDGVFQTAIDDVIVDKLLQRPADFRLRKIDRSVRETAFLSGLARHFGVDHDGASLPVAQALYQRFEALPTFAARTNRLSEDTRLVRRVVLKSTDPEAMLFDDLPAAFGDRLTPDLVVGALAECEASYPALLDELRAALARSLGVDPLTFTGMGERAAITHGLTNDYNFEAFADRAAAIEAGSGDIEGLVSILLHRPAHGWSDRDREQALTEVARYGRRFRELEALAVVRDRGAHTEALALVVGLDPLTPPLMRSFVLTDVEKTAAAGLADRVLATLGADRADRRMQLAALARAVASLAGEDDREEAEAA; from the coding sequence ATGACCAAGCTGTCGAAAATCGTCGAAATCGATCGTCGCTTTGCTCGGTCGGCGCGCATTGATGCCGATCTGAACGGGACACCGCCTCTCGTCGGCTACGTGATGCAAGCGAGTGTGGCCAAGGCCCTGACGACGCTCGCCGATAGCCAGATTGAGAGCCATCAGGGCGCCTTCACCTGGACCGGCCCCTATGGTGGCGGTAAATCGAGCGCAGCCCTGCTCGTTGCCAATTTGATCGCTGGTGCGCCCGAAAATCGCAAGATTGCGCGCAAGATCGCCGGCAAAGCGCTCACGACCGTCTATCAGAAGGCGTTCCCGGAGGCTTCCGGTCCCTGGCACGTCGTCGCAGTGACCGGGAGCCGGATGCGGTTGCGCGACGCCATTGCCGACGCCGCCGCAATCACGTTCCAATGGGATGAAGTGACGAGGCAAAGCGCTGGTTCCAGCGACGATGGCCTGATCACCCAGATCAAACGATCGAGCGAGACGCACAGCAGTGGAACGCTGGTTGTGCTCGACGAACTCGGCAAGCTCCTCGAGCATGAAGCGCTCGACGGGGGCGATATCCATCTACTCCAGGACATCGCCGAGCATGCATCGCGCAGTGGTGGCCGACTTGTCGTCATCGGCATCCTACACCAGTCCTTCGAGCAATATGCCGCCCGCGCCGCGCGAGACGCTCGCCAGGAATGGGCGAAGGTGCAGGGCCGTTTCCACGACATCGCGTTCTTGAGTGGCGCCGATGAGACTGTCGCGCTGCTTGGCCGCGCAATCTCCTGCACGGCTCATCCCGACATAACAAAAGCCAGCGCGCGTGACGTCGCGCAGGCTGTGGCGCTGCGCCGGCCTACCGAAGTCGATGCTCTGACTGAGGCCTTAGCGGCGACCTGGCCGCTGAACCCCGTCACCGCGCTGCTGCTAGGACCGGTATCACGTGCCCGTTTCGCGCAGAATGAGCGAAGCGTCTTCGGATTCCTCAGTTCGGCAGAACCCGCCGGTTTCCAAGAGTTTCTGCAGGCCACGGAGGCCGGAGAGGCCACCTATGATCCGGCGCGTCTCTGGGATTACCTAGCGTCCAATTTTGGAATGGCGCTTGCCGGCGGCAATGACGGCAACCGGTTCAGTCTCGCCTTCGAGGCTATCGAGCGCGCCGCGGTCAAAGGCGGCGATACCCATGTCGCGCTGACCAAGGCCGCTGCCGTCATCGAGTTTTTCCGCAACGGATCCGGGTTGGCCTTGGCGGACGATATCCTAGCGCAGGCGGTCCCCGGGATCGGGGCCGACCAGCGCCGCGACGCGATCGCTGACCTGCTCGACTGGGCAGTCCTGATCCGCCAACCGCGGCTGAAGGGCTACGCTCTCTTCGCAGGCAGCGATTTCGACCTTGAAGAGGCCATCGGTCGATCGGTCACGCCGATCGACACCACCCAGCTAGAAGGCATCCCGCAGCGGGTCGGCCTCGGCTTTGCGACCGCGAAGCGGCATTATTTCCTGACAGGCGCGCTGAGGACGTTCGAGATCACCCTTCAACTTGTTGGCGCAAGCGACACGGCAGAGAGCGTCGCGGCTGACATTCTGGCGAAGCCGGCGCGGGGTAGCGGTACATTGGCGCTGGTCCTAAGCGACGGCTCGATCGGTAAGGGCGAGGTCGATCCACTTTGTAAGGCGATCGCCAAACGATTGACGAAAAGCGGGCGCGTCATCGCGGTGGGTGGCGCTACCGACAGTTTCGCGCTCCGCGCCAGCGCCGCGGAATTGATCGCGGTCGAACGCGTTTTCCGGGATCATCCCCAATTGGAGGGCGATCGGATTGCCCGGCGCGAGATCGCCGCCCGGCAATCGCAGTGCATCGACGTCCTGCATCGCACGCTTGAGGCCGCGCTCGAAAGTGCCAAGTGGATCCTCTCGCCCAAGCCCGGCAAGGCCTTGCGCGAGCCCTTGGCGTTGATCGCAAGCGCCCTGGCTGACGCAGGCTATCCGGACGCGCCAATCCTCAAGAGCGAGCTACTTCAGCGCGACCGCCCATCATCCAATTCGATGGCGGCACTGCGTGATCTTGCCCACGCGATGGTCAGCCGGTTCGGCACCTCCGATCTTGGCATGACGGGTTATCCCGCTGAACTCGGCCTCTACCTCACCGTCGTGAAGCCGTTCGGTCTCCACCGTGAGATCGAACCCGGTCGGTTCGATTTTGCGCCCCCTGACGACAGCGAGCAGGGTCGTTCGCTTCAGCCGGCGTGGGCGCTGATTGATACGGCAGGCGACCAAAATCTGGAGGAAGTCTACGCGCGCTGGGCAAAGCCGCCTTACGGTATCAAGGCCGGGGTGATGCCGGTGCTGGCCCTTACCTATATGCTGGCAAAGCGCGATACAGTGGCCGTCTACATCGACGGCGTGTTTCAGACCGCGATCGACGATGTCATCGTCGACAAGCTTCTGCAGCGCCCCGCCGACTTCAGGCTTCGCAAAATCGACCGCTCTGTACGCGAGACTGCCTTCCTGAGCGGCCTTGCCCGCCACTTTGGCGTCGATCATGATGGTGCGTCCCTTCCCGTCGCCCAAGCCCTTTATCAGCGCTTCGAAGCGTTGCCGACCTTCGCAGCACGAACCAATCGGCTGAGTGAAGACACTCGGCTTGTTCGGCGGGTCGTGCTCAAGTCGACCGATCCCGAAGCAATGCTGTTCGACGATCTGCCCGCTGCTTTCGGCGATCGGCTGACGCCCGATCTGGTGGTTGGGGCGCTGGCCGAGTGCGAGGCGAGCTACCCGGCCCTTCTCGACGAACTCCGCGCGGCGCTGGCCCGTTCGCTCGGGGTCGATCCGCTCACCTTCACCGGTATGGGCGAGCGCGCGGCCATCACCCATGGGCTCACCAATGACTATAATTTCGAAGCATTCGCCGATCGCGCCGCGGCGATCGAAGCGGGTAGCGGCGATATCGAGGGCCTGGTCAGCATACTGCTCCATCGCCCGGCGCACGGCTGGTCGGATCGTGACCGCGAACAGGCGTTGACCGAAGTCGCGCGTTATGGCCGCCGGTTCCGTGAACTCGAAGCGCTAGCGGTCGTTCGCGATCGGGGCGCGCATACTGAGGCTCTCGCGCTCGTGGTTGGGCTTGATCCGTTGACCCCGCCCTTGATGCGTAGTTTCGTCCTGACCGACGTCGAAAAAACAGCTGCGGCAGGCCTTGCCGATCGTGTCCTCGCGACCTTGGGCGCTGATCGCGCTGATCGGCGGATGCAGTTGGCGGCTCTCGCCCGGGCCGTCGCGAGCCTCGCTGGCGAAGACGACCGGGAAGAGGCGGAAGCGGCATGA
- a CDS encoding cysteine desulfurase family protein yields the protein MQSVPIYLDGFATLPLADEARAAMLAVWEQPGNAGSPNASGERAARIIADARADVASLIGATASEIIFTSGATEANNLALLGVATATRSQSARRRIVVSAIEHKAVLEPAAALAAEGFEVRIAPVDRHGRLDLEAMSGLLDETVLLVSVMLVNNETGVIQPVEEVAALAHRVGAYVHTDAAQAAGKIAIDVAALDVDYLSLSAHKCYGPMGVGALYVAAGMPAPVPLMRGGGQQSGIRPGTEPVPLIAGFGAAARVAIADLARGEIAGPTARIGRLLEGLASRQLRFARITGDHAVVPGSAAIAIDGIDGDSLCAQLARDVSLSTGSACTSGQIRISHVLEAMGFSEETARSVVRIFCDRTVTDADIDRATEAIVASIHRSQLATGEVRQ from the coding sequence ATGCAGTCGGTGCCCATCTATCTCGATGGATTCGCCACGCTTCCACTGGCGGATGAAGCGCGCGCCGCGATGCTGGCCGTCTGGGAACAGCCCGGCAACGCAGGCTCCCCGAACGCTTCTGGCGAACGTGCCGCGCGAATCATCGCCGATGCACGGGCCGACGTCGCCAGTTTGATTGGAGCCACCGCGTCGGAAATCATCTTCACCTCCGGGGCGACCGAAGCGAACAATCTCGCGTTGCTCGGCGTCGCCACGGCGACCCGATCTCAGTCCGCGCGGAGGCGGATTGTCGTCTCGGCGATCGAACATAAGGCGGTGCTGGAGCCAGCAGCCGCCCTTGCCGCAGAGGGATTTGAGGTCAGAATTGCGCCGGTCGACCGACATGGTCGCCTCGATCTCGAAGCGATGAGCGGGTTGCTCGATGAGACGGTATTGCTGGTCTCGGTGATGCTCGTCAATAACGAGACAGGGGTGATCCAGCCGGTAGAAGAGGTAGCGGCCCTCGCCCATCGCGTGGGGGCCTATGTTCATACCGACGCGGCCCAGGCGGCAGGCAAAATTGCTATTGATGTGGCCGCGCTCGACGTCGACTACCTCAGCCTCTCGGCCCACAAATGCTACGGCCCGATGGGCGTGGGTGCGCTGTATGTAGCCGCCGGTATGCCGGCCCCCGTCCCGCTGATGCGCGGCGGTGGGCAGCAATCCGGCATCCGGCCGGGCACCGAGCCGGTTCCGTTGATCGCAGGCTTCGGAGCAGCCGCCCGTGTGGCTATCGCCGACCTCGCCCGAGGCGAAATCGCCGGGCCGACGGCGCGGATCGGCCGGTTGCTCGAAGGACTGGCGAGCCGACAACTGCGGTTTGCGCGGATCACGGGCGATCACGCGGTGGTGCCCGGCAGCGCCGCAATCGCGATCGACGGCATCGATGGCGATAGCCTTTGCGCCCAGCTGGCGCGTGACGTGTCGCTGTCGACCGGATCGGCTTGCACCAGCGGACAGATCAGAATCTCCCATGTCCTTGAAGCGATGGGATTTTCTGAAGAGACTGCGCGATCGGTCGTTCGCATTTTCTGCGATCGTACTGTGACCGATGCCGATATCGACCGCGCGACTGAAGCCATTGTGGCATCTATCCACCGTTCTCAGCTTGCGACCGGAGAGGTTCGCCAGTAG
- a CDS encoding nucleotidyl transferase AbiEii/AbiGii toxin family protein has protein sequence MIPQRDLSRIANGLLKPRGRRVPEAVIERDYCLAWFLTGLAQHPLREFLAFKGGTALRRCWFENYRFSEDLDFSLIKPIELDEILSGLNQIFAIVEAASGINMTYDRPDRHGHQNTHTFYLSYKGPLPARSDVKVDITINEVFCFPLTERPILRTFEEFADLPEGPTVLAYSLAEIFVEKLAALSDKARTEPRDLYDLWNLLEERDIRPAEYLAEFAQKLILRERTPNGVTAAIAAKEKRLSTLWTGRLQQQMSDLPPFEGVFREVMRVLREADLPE, from the coding sequence ATGATTCCCCAGCGCGATCTCTCCCGTATCGCCAACGGCCTTCTCAAGCCTCGCGGCCGCCGCGTGCCCGAGGCGGTGATCGAACGCGACTATTGCCTGGCCTGGTTCCTGACCGGTCTGGCCCAGCATCCTTTACGCGAATTTCTTGCCTTCAAGGGCGGGACGGCATTGCGGCGTTGCTGGTTCGAGAATTACCGCTTTTCCGAGGATCTCGATTTTTCGCTGATCAAGCCGATCGAACTGGACGAGATCCTATCAGGACTGAACCAGATCTTCGCGATCGTCGAGGCGGCGTCGGGAATCAACATGACCTATGACCGGCCCGATCGGCACGGTCATCAGAACACCCACACCTTCTATCTGAGCTACAAAGGCCCCCTACCCGCGCGCAGCGACGTAAAAGTCGATATCACGATCAATGAGGTGTTCTGCTTTCCGCTGACTGAACGCCCGATCCTGCGGACCTTCGAAGAATTTGCCGACCTGCCTGAAGGCCCGACGGTGCTCGCCTATAGCCTGGCGGAGATATTCGTCGAAAAGTTGGCGGCACTGTCGGACAAGGCGCGAACCGAGCCGCGCGATCTCTACGACCTTTGGAATTTGCTCGAGGAGCGTGACATTCGACCAGCGGAATATCTCGCCGAGTTCGCCCAGAAGCTCATCCTTCGAGAACGCACGCCCAACGGCGTGACCGCCGCGATCGCCGCGAAAGAGAAGCGTCTGAGTACCCTCTGGACTGGACGATTGCAGCAGCAGATGAGCGATCTGCCGCCATTCGAAGGGGTATTCCGCGAGGTTATGCGCGTGCTGCGCGAAGCCGATCTACCAGAATAA
- a CDS encoding DUF4007 family protein: MRQGAFDNDSRGQFAGHETFPLRLLWLKKAFDAVAEGAPSGTFQEQDAIARFGVGRNMAASIRYWALASRFFEESDKHIRPSALGALVLADKGFDPYVEQASTVWLTHWHIASDAHMTTTAYYAFNALAAIEFDPATLIEELLTLVTARGWRATRGTLKRDVEVFLRSYVRRGDALNEDAAEPLLAELGLIREARLGGWYEFVRGPKPSLHDGVFAYALAQFWERQGGSTALTAEQICYAPGSPGRVFKLDEDSVITRLMHLDEITDDAWQWTDTAGLRQIQRRAEIDPLELAALAYQRHALAEAA, translated from the coding sequence ATGAGACAAGGCGCGTTCGACAATGATTCGAGAGGGCAGTTCGCGGGACATGAAACCTTCCCGCTTCGCCTGCTATGGCTGAAGAAGGCATTCGATGCCGTAGCGGAGGGGGCGCCATCTGGAACATTTCAAGAACAAGATGCTATCGCACGCTTTGGCGTAGGGCGCAACATGGCCGCTTCGATCCGCTATTGGGCGCTCGCCTCGCGGTTCTTCGAGGAGAGCGATAAGCACATTAGGCCGAGCGCGCTCGGCGCACTCGTCCTCGCCGACAAGGGGTTCGACCCCTATGTCGAACAAGCCTCAACCGTATGGCTGACGCATTGGCACATCGCCAGCGACGCGCACATGACGACCACGGCCTATTATGCCTTCAATGCCCTCGCAGCGATTGAGTTTGATCCGGCAACGCTGATCGAGGAGCTATTGACGTTGGTCACAGCACGCGGATGGCGGGCGACACGCGGCACCCTGAAGCGCGACGTTGAAGTGTTCCTGCGCAGTTATGTCCGTCGCGGCGATGCTCTGAATGAGGATGCGGCCGAACCTTTGCTTGCTGAACTCGGGCTCATTCGGGAAGCCCGTCTTGGCGGCTGGTACGAATTCGTGCGCGGACCAAAGCCCAGCCTGCACGATGGCGTCTTTGCCTATGCGCTTGCGCAGTTCTGGGAACGACAGGGCGGCTCGACCGCGCTGACCGCCGAACAAATCTGCTATGCGCCCGGTTCGCCAGGCCGGGTCTTCAAGCTTGATGAAGACAGCGTGATCACACGGCTGATGCATCTCGACGAGATTACCGATGATGCGTGGCAATGGACCGACACCGCAGGCCTGCGCCAGATTCAGCGGCGCGCCGAGATCGATCCGCTGGAGCTAGCCGCGCTTGCGTATCAGCGCCACGCGTTGGCGGAAGCGGCATGA
- a CDS encoding type IV toxin-antitoxin system AbiEi family antitoxin domain-containing protein — translation MREGYNLKRLGPRAAQLIVELNERRQPIFSLADVTAITGLSPSSARSLVANTEARGIVTRLKPGLYNLVPFERGRDTEHVSDPYLIARTLVGDADYFISHGSALELHRMVTQPQLAIIVSCAKRLRPQHIHGYEFRFVDVKPQDFFGLTEIWITSEEQVRVSDPERTIIDGLDRPQYVGGVTEVAKGLWMKRDTLRVELMIEYALRLGVGAVIRRLGYLLEFYELADAAALAPLRARLTPTYQRLDPLFPNEGRMLARWRIRLNVEPDELDIIRSS, via the coding sequence TTGCGCGAAGGATATAATCTTAAGAGGCTTGGGCCTCGTGCCGCTCAGCTGATCGTCGAACTGAACGAGCGCCGTCAGCCGATTTTTTCGCTCGCGGACGTCACCGCGATCACAGGTCTGAGCCCATCATCGGCACGTAGCCTCGTCGCGAACACCGAAGCGCGCGGGATCGTCACGCGCCTAAAGCCTGGTCTCTACAATCTGGTGCCATTCGAGCGGGGCCGCGACACCGAGCATGTGAGCGATCCTTACCTCATCGCAAGAACGCTGGTTGGCGACGCGGACTACTTCATCTCCCACGGCAGCGCCCTAGAGCTGCACCGCATGGTCACCCAACCGCAGTTGGCCATCATCGTCTCCTGCGCCAAACGGCTGCGCCCGCAGCACATCCATGGGTATGAGTTCCGCTTCGTCGACGTCAAACCGCAGGATTTCTTCGGTCTGACCGAGATCTGGATTACATCCGAAGAGCAAGTCAGGGTCAGCGACCCCGAGCGGACCATCATCGATGGTCTCGACCGTCCGCAATATGTCGGTGGCGTCACGGAGGTTGCCAAGGGGCTCTGGATGAAGCGCGACACGCTGCGGGTCGAACTGATGATCGAATACGCGCTTCGCCTCGGCGTTGGCGCGGTGATCCGCCGCCTGGGCTATCTGCTGGAATTTTACGAACTGGCCGACGCAGCCGCATTGGCACCGCTGCGCGCGCGGCTGACGCCGACCTATCAGCGTCTTGATCCCCTGTTTCCCAATGAGGGCAGGATGCTGGCCCGCTGGCGCATCCGACTCAACGTCGAGCCCGATGAACTCGATATAATCCGGAGCAGCTGA
- a CDS encoding bifunctional 2-polyprenyl-6-hydroxyphenol methylase/3-demethylubiquinol 3-O-methyltransferase UbiG has product MALTDPQDAVDYYDQDASAFARRYDSVTFDSVHAGLTDLLPAAGAAVLDVGAGSGRDARALAALGFRVTAVEPSAAFRQMACTDGRIEWVDDRLPDLSSLCAKDQCFAFILCSAVLMLVPRHELAPSFATMARLLEAGGMLAINLRNPVGGEPAELVHAHSDNDILTAADDAGLSLFRQNFASDALGRLEHRWRTFVFSRRTPSAP; this is encoded by the coding sequence ATGGCCCTCACCGACCCTCAAGACGCGGTCGATTATTACGATCAGGATGCGTCAGCCTTCGCGCGACGGTATGACAGCGTGACCTTCGACAGCGTCCATGCCGGCCTCACTGATTTGCTTCCAGCTGCGGGTGCCGCAGTGCTCGATGTCGGTGCTGGGAGCGGTCGCGATGCCCGGGCGCTCGCGGCACTGGGTTTCCGGGTGACCGCCGTCGAACCTTCTGCGGCCTTCCGGCAAATGGCCTGCACGGATGGCCGCATTGAATGGGTCGACGATCGCTTGCCCGATCTTTCGTCGCTGTGCGCCAAGGATCAATGCTTTGCCTTCATTCTGTGCTCAGCGGTGCTGATGCTTGTTCCGCGGCATGAATTAGCCCCGAGCTTCGCCACCATGGCCCGGCTGCTCGAGGCCGGCGGCATGCTGGCTATCAATCTTAGAAACCCGGTGGGCGGTGAGCCGGCGGAACTCGTGCACGCGCATAGTGACAATGACATTCTCACAGCGGCCGATGATGCGGGCCTGAGCCTTTTCCGTCAGAATTTCGCATCGGATGCCTTAGGCCGGCTGGAGCATCGCTGGCGGACCTTCGTATTTTCGCGAAGAACCCCGAGTGCGCCATAA